The Kosakonia sacchari SP1 genome includes a window with the following:
- the lptG gene encoding LPS export ABC transporter permease LptG has translation MQAFGVLDRYIGKTIFTTIMMTLFMLVSLSGIIKFVDQLKKAGQGSYDALGAGMYTILSIPKDIQIFFPMAALLGALLGLGMLAQRSELVVMQASGYTRMQVALSVMKTAIPLVLLTMAIGEWVAPQGEQMARNQRAQSMYGGSLLSTQSGLWAKDGNNFIYIERVKGDDELGGVSIYAFNKERRLQSVRYAASAKFDPQEKLWRLSQVDESNLTDPKQVTGAQTVSGTWKTNLTPDKLGVVALDPDALSISGLHNYVKYLKSSGQDSGRYQLNMWSKIFQPLSVAVMMLMALSFIFGPLRSVAMGVRVVTGISFGFVFYVLDQIFGPLTLVYGIPPVVGALLPSASFFLISLWLMTRKS, from the coding sequence ATGCAGGCTTTTGGCGTACTTGACCGCTATATCGGTAAAACCATTTTCACCACCATCATGATGACGCTGTTCATGCTGGTGTCGCTCTCCGGCATTATCAAGTTTGTCGATCAGTTGAAAAAAGCCGGGCAGGGGAGCTATGACGCGTTGGGTGCCGGGATGTACACCATTCTCAGCATCCCGAAAGATATTCAGATCTTCTTCCCGATGGCGGCGCTGCTTGGCGCGCTGTTAGGGTTGGGCATGCTGGCGCAGCGCAGTGAGCTGGTGGTTATGCAGGCTTCCGGCTATACCCGCATGCAGGTGGCGTTGTCGGTAATGAAAACGGCCATCCCGCTGGTGCTGCTGACCATGGCGATTGGCGAGTGGGTCGCGCCGCAGGGTGAGCAAATGGCGCGTAACCAGCGTGCGCAGTCGATGTATGGCGGCTCGCTGCTCTCCACGCAATCAGGTTTGTGGGCGAAAGACGGTAACAACTTTATCTATATTGAGCGCGTAAAAGGCGACGATGAACTCGGCGGCGTGAGCATTTATGCCTTCAATAAAGAGCGCCGTTTGCAGTCGGTGCGCTATGCCGCGTCGGCGAAGTTCGATCCGCAGGAGAAACTCTGGCGGCTGTCGCAGGTTGATGAATCTAACCTGACGGACCCGAAACAGGTTACCGGCGCGCAAACCGTGAGCGGCACGTGGAAAACGAACCTGACGCCGGATAAACTCGGTGTGGTGGCGCTGGACCCGGACGCGCTCTCGATCAGCGGTTTGCACAATTATGTGAAATACCTCAAATCGAGCGGCCAGGATTCCGGGCGCTACCAGCTCAATATGTGGAGCAAAATCTTCCAGCCGTTGTCCGTGGCGGTGATGATGCTAATGGCGCTGTCGTTTATCTTCGGGCCATTGCGTAGTGTGGCAATGGGCGTACGTGTTGTCACCGGCATCAGTTTCGGCTTTGTTTTCTACGTGCTGGATCAGATTTTCGGCCCGCTGACACTGGTATACGGCATACCGCCGGTGGTTGGTGCGTTGTTGCCAAGTGCCAGCTTTTTCTTGATTAGCCTGTGGCTGATGACGCGAAAAAGCTAG
- the lptF gene encoding LPS export ABC transporter permease LptF — MIIIRYLVRETLKSQLAILFILLLIFFCQKLVRILGAAADGEIPTNLVLSLLGLGVPEMAQLILPLSLFLGLLMTLGKLYTESEITVMHACGLSRAVLVKAAMILALFTGIVAAVNVMWAGPWSSRHQDQVLADAKANPGMAALAQGQFQQATDGNSVLFIEGVEGKNFKNVFLAQIRTKGSARPSVVVADSGHLSQHKDGSQVVTLNTGTRFEGTAMLRDFRITDFQNYQAIIGHQAVALDPSDTEQMDMRTLFKTDTPRARAELHWRLTLVFTVVMMALMVVPLSVVNPRQGRVLSMLPAMLLYLVFFLLQTTLRSNGAKGKLDPLVWMWLVNLAYLALAVVLNLWDTVPMRRVRTRFMRKGAV; from the coding sequence GTGATAATCATAAGATATCTGGTACGGGAGACGCTAAAAAGCCAGCTTGCGATCCTATTCATCCTGCTTCTGATTTTCTTTTGTCAGAAACTGGTCAGGATTTTAGGCGCAGCCGCTGATGGCGAAATTCCGACGAACCTCGTGCTCTCACTGCTGGGGCTGGGCGTGCCGGAAATGGCGCAGCTTATCCTGCCGTTGAGTCTGTTCCTCGGTCTGTTGATGACGCTGGGCAAACTTTATACAGAAAGTGAAATCACCGTAATGCACGCCTGCGGCCTAAGCCGCGCGGTATTGGTGAAAGCGGCGATGATCCTCGCGTTGTTCACCGGCATTGTCGCTGCGGTCAACGTTATGTGGGCTGGCCCGTGGTCTTCCCGTCATCAAGATCAAGTGCTCGCAGACGCGAAAGCGAACCCTGGCATGGCGGCGCTGGCGCAGGGACAATTCCAGCAGGCGACGGATGGCAACTCGGTGCTGTTTATCGAAGGCGTTGAGGGCAAAAACTTCAAGAATGTCTTCCTCGCGCAGATTCGTACCAAAGGTTCCGCCCGTCCATCAGTCGTCGTAGCGGATTCCGGACATCTCTCGCAGCATAAAGATGGCTCTCAGGTGGTGACGCTCAATACCGGTACCCGCTTTGAAGGCACCGCGATGCTGCGCGATTTCCGCATCACCGATTTCCAGAACTATCAGGCAATTATTGGTCACCAGGCGGTGGCGCTCGATCCGTCGGATACCGAGCAGATGGACATGCGCACGCTGTTCAAAACCGATACGCCGCGCGCACGCGCCGAGCTGCACTGGCGCTTAACGCTGGTGTTTACAGTGGTGATGATGGCGCTGATGGTGGTGCCGCTGAGTGTGGTCAACCCGCGTCAGGGCCGTGTCCTGTCGATGCTTCCCGCCATGCTGCTTTATCTGGTCTTCTTCCTGCTGCAAACCACGCTGCGCTCGAACGGCGCGAAAGGCAAACTCGATCCGTTGGTGTGGATGTGGCTGGTAAACCTGGCCTATTTAGCGCTGGCAGTGGTGCTGAACTTGTGGGATACGGTGCCAATGCGCCGGGTTCGCACCCGTTTTATGCGTAAAGGAGCGGTATAA
- the pepA gene encoding leucyl aminopeptidase produces MEFSVKSGSPEKQRSACIVVGVFEPRRLSPIAEQLDKISDGYISALLRRGELEGKPGQTLLLHHVPNVLSERILLIGCGKERELDERQYKQVIQKTINTLNDTGSMEAVCFLTELHVKGRNTYWKVRQAVETAKETLYSFDQLKTNKSEPRRPLRKMVFNVPTRRELTSGERAIQHGLAIAAGIKAAKDLGNMPPNICNAGYLASQARQLADTYSKNVVTRVIGEQQMRELGMHSYLAVGQGSQNESLMSVIEYKGNPAEDARPIVLVGKGLTFDSGGISIKPAEGMDEMKYDMCGAAAVYGVMRMVAELQLPINVIGVLAGCENMPGGRAYRPGDVLTTMSGQTVEVLNTDAEGRLVLCDVLTYVERFEPEAVIDVATLTGACVIALGHHITGLLSNHNPLAHELIGASEQAGDRAWRLPMADEYQEQLESNFADMANIGGRPGGAITAGCFLSRFARKYNWAHLDIAGTAWRSGKAKGATGRPVALLSQFLLNRAGFNGEE; encoded by the coding sequence ATGGAGTTCAGTGTAAAAAGCGGTAGCCCGGAGAAACAGCGGAGTGCCTGCATTGTTGTCGGCGTCTTTGAACCGCGCCGGCTCTCTCCGATCGCCGAGCAACTCGATAAAATCAGTGACGGCTACATCAGTGCGCTGCTGCGTCGTGGGGAACTGGAAGGCAAGCCGGGGCAGACTTTACTGCTGCACCACGTACCGAATGTCCTCTCCGAACGTATTTTGCTGATTGGCTGCGGTAAAGAGCGTGAACTGGACGAGCGCCAGTACAAGCAGGTGATTCAAAAAACCATTAACACGCTGAATGATACCGGCTCAATGGAAGCCGTCTGCTTCCTGACCGAACTGCATGTAAAAGGGCGCAATACTTACTGGAAAGTACGCCAGGCCGTTGAGACCGCGAAAGAGACCCTTTACAGCTTCGACCAACTGAAAACCAACAAAAGCGAGCCGCGCCGCCCGCTGCGTAAAATGGTATTCAACGTGCCGACCCGTCGTGAGCTGACCAGTGGCGAGCGCGCCATTCAGCACGGTCTGGCCATTGCCGCCGGCATCAAAGCAGCAAAAGATCTCGGCAATATGCCGCCAAACATCTGTAACGCGGGCTACCTCGCGTCTCAGGCGCGCCAGTTAGCCGACACCTACAGCAAAAACGTGGTCACCCGCGTGATTGGTGAGCAGCAGATGCGCGAGCTGGGCATGCACTCATACCTTGCGGTCGGCCAGGGTTCGCAGAACGAATCGCTGATGTCGGTGATTGAATACAAAGGCAACCCGGCAGAAGACGCTCGCCCAATCGTGCTGGTCGGTAAAGGCCTGACCTTCGACTCCGGCGGTATCTCCATCAAGCCTGCCGAAGGCATGGATGAGATGAAGTACGACATGTGTGGCGCCGCGGCGGTGTATGGCGTGATGCGCATGGTTGCTGAACTGCAACTGCCGATCAACGTCATTGGCGTGCTTGCTGGCTGTGAAAACATGCCAGGCGGGCGCGCTTATCGCCCGGGCGACGTGCTGACCACCATGTCCGGCCAGACGGTAGAAGTGCTGAACACCGACGCCGAAGGCCGTCTGGTGCTGTGCGACGTGCTGACTTACGTTGAGCGTTTCGAGCCGGAAGCGGTAATCGATGTCGCGACGCTGACTGGCGCGTGTGTGATTGCACTCGGCCACCACATCACCGGGCTGCTGTCGAACCACAACCCGCTGGCGCACGAGCTGATTGGCGCCTCCGAGCAGGCGGGCGATCGCGCATGGCGTTTGCCGATGGCTGATGAGTACCAGGAACAGCTGGAGTCCAACTTTGCGGATATGGCGAACATCGGCGGCCGTCCTGGCGGGGCAATTACCGCCGGCTGCTTCCTTTCTCGCTTTGCCCGTAAGTACAACTGGGCGCACCTGGATATCGCCGGTACTGCATGGCGTTCTGGTAAAGCCAAAGGCGCAACCGGTCGTCCGGTGGCGCTGCTGTCGCAGTTCCTGCTGAACCGCGCCGGGTTTAACGGCGAAGAGTAA
- the holC gene encoding DNA polymerase III subunit chi → MKNATFYLLDNDNAADGLNAVEQLVCEIAAERWRNGKRVLIACADEQQAIRLDEALWARPAESFVPHNLAGEGPRGGAPVELAWPQKRNSSPRDILISLRAEFADFATAFTEVIDFVPHEDSLKQLARERYKAYRMAGFNLNTATWK, encoded by the coding sequence ATGAAAAATGCAACGTTCTACCTTCTGGACAATGACAACGCCGCTGATGGCTTAAACGCCGTCGAACAACTGGTGTGTGAAATTGCCGCAGAACGTTGGCGTAACGGTAAACGCGTGCTGATTGCCTGTGCCGATGAGCAGCAAGCAATTCGACTGGATGAAGCGCTGTGGGCGCGCCCGGCGGAGAGCTTTGTCCCGCACAACCTGGCAGGTGAAGGACCACGCGGCGGTGCGCCAGTGGAGCTGGCCTGGCCCCAAAAACGCAACAGCAGCCCGCGCGATATTTTGATCAGCCTGCGCGCGGAATTTGCAGATTTTGCCACCGCTTTCACAGAAGTGATAGACTTCGTTCCTCACGAAGATTCTCTGAAACAACTGGCGCGCGAACGCTATAAAGCGTACCGCATGGCTGGTTTCAACCTGAACACGGCAACCTGGAAATAA
- a CDS encoding valine--tRNA ligase gives MEKTYNPKDIEQPLYEQWEKQGYFKPNGDESQESFCIMIPPPNVTGSLHMGHAFQQTIMDTMIRYQRMQGKNTLWQVGTDHAGIATQMVVERKIAAEEGKTRHDYGRDAFIEKIWQWKAESGGTITNQMRRLGNSVDWERERFTMDEGLSNAVKEVFVRLYKEDLIYRGKRLVNWDPKLRTAISDLEVENRESKGSMWHIRYPLADGAKTADGKDYLVVATTRPETLLGDTGVAVNPEDPRYKDLIGKFVVLPLVNRRIPIVGDEHADMEKGTGCVKITPAHDFNDYEVGRRHKLPMINILTFDGDIRESAQVYDTNGNESDVYPADIPAEFQKLERFAARKAIVAAVDGLGLLEEIKPHDLTVPYGDRGGVVIEPMLTDQWYVRADVLAKPAVEAVENGDIQFVPKQYENMYFSWMRDIQDWCISRQLWWGHRIPAWYDNEGNVYVGRNEDEVRQENNLAADVALRQDDDVLDTWFSSALWTFSTLGWPENTDALRQFHPTSVMVSGFDIIFFWIARMIMMTMHFIKDEDGKPQVPFKTVYMTGLIRDDEGQKMSKSKGNVIDPLDMVDGISLADLLEKRTGNMMQPQLAEKIRKRTEKQFPDGIEPHGTDALRFTLAALASTGRDINWDMKRLEGYRNFCNKLWNASRFVLMNTEDQDCGFNGGEMVLSLADRWILAEFNQTIKAYRDALDNFRFDIAAGILYEFTWNQFCDWYLELTKPVMNGASEAELRGTRNTLVTVLEGLLRLAHPIIPFITETIWQRVKVLKGITADTIMLQPFPQYDAAQVDEKALADTEWLKQAIIAVRNIRAEMNIAPGKPLELLLRSASEDAKRRVNDNLSFLQTLARLESITILPADDKGPVSVTKIVDGAELLIPMLGLIDKDAELARLAKEVAKVEQEIGRIESKLGNEGFVARAPEAVIAKEREKLDGYAEAKAKLIEQQAVIAAL, from the coding sequence ATGGAAAAGACATACAACCCCAAAGATATCGAACAGCCGCTGTACGAGCAGTGGGAAAAGCAGGGCTATTTCAAACCGAACGGTGATGAAAGCCAGGAAAGCTTCTGCATCATGATCCCGCCGCCGAACGTCACCGGCAGTTTGCATATGGGCCACGCCTTCCAGCAGACCATCATGGATACCATGATCCGTTACCAGCGCATGCAGGGCAAAAACACCCTGTGGCAGGTCGGTACCGACCACGCCGGTATCGCGACCCAGATGGTGGTGGAGCGTAAAATTGCCGCGGAAGAAGGTAAAACCCGCCACGACTACGGCCGTGACGCCTTTATCGAAAAAATCTGGCAGTGGAAGGCAGAATCGGGCGGCACCATCACCAACCAGATGCGCCGTCTCGGCAACTCCGTGGACTGGGAGCGCGAGCGCTTCACCATGGACGAAGGCCTTTCTAACGCCGTAAAAGAAGTGTTCGTCCGCCTGTATAAAGAAGACCTGATTTACCGTGGCAAACGCCTGGTGAACTGGGACCCGAAACTGCGCACGGCGATTTCCGATCTGGAAGTGGAAAACCGCGAGTCGAAAGGCTCAATGTGGCATATCCGCTACCCGCTGGCCGACGGCGCGAAAACCGCCGACGGTAAAGATTACCTGGTGGTTGCCACCACGCGCCCGGAAACCCTGCTCGGTGATACCGGCGTGGCGGTGAACCCGGAAGATCCGCGCTACAAAGATCTGATTGGTAAATTCGTGGTACTGCCGCTGGTCAACCGCCGCATTCCGATTGTCGGCGACGAACACGCCGACATGGAAAAAGGCACCGGCTGCGTGAAAATCACCCCGGCGCATGACTTTAACGACTATGAAGTCGGCCGTCGCCACAAGCTGCCAATGATCAACATCCTGACTTTTGACGGTGATATCCGTGAAAGCGCACAGGTGTACGACACCAACGGCAACGAATCCGATGTTTACCCGGCGGATATCCCGGCTGAGTTCCAGAAGCTGGAGCGTTTTGCCGCGCGTAAAGCAATTGTCGCGGCGGTGGACGGACTTGGCCTGCTGGAAGAGATCAAACCGCACGACCTGACCGTTCCGTACGGCGATCGCGGCGGCGTGGTTATCGAACCGATGCTCACCGACCAGTGGTACGTTCGCGCCGATGTGCTGGCGAAACCAGCGGTGGAAGCCGTGGAAAACGGCGACATCCAGTTTGTGCCGAAACAGTACGAAAACATGTATTTCTCCTGGATGCGCGATATTCAGGACTGGTGTATCTCCCGCCAGTTGTGGTGGGGCCACCGCATTCCGGCGTGGTACGACAACGAAGGCAACGTGTATGTTGGCCGTAACGAAGACGAAGTGCGCCAGGAAAACAATCTGGCCGCCGATGTCGCCCTGCGCCAGGACGACGACGTGCTGGATACCTGGTTCTCCTCCGCGCTGTGGACCTTCTCGACCCTCGGCTGGCCGGAAAACACCGACGCGCTGCGCCAGTTCCACCCGACCAGCGTGATGGTTTCCGGCTTCGACATTATCTTCTTCTGGATTGCGCGCATGATCATGATGACCATGCACTTCATCAAAGATGAAGATGGCAAGCCACAGGTGCCGTTTAAAACCGTCTATATGACCGGTCTTATCCGCGATGACGAAGGCCAGAAGATGTCCAAATCCAAGGGCAACGTGATTGACCCGCTGGATATGGTTGACGGTATTTCGCTGGCGGATCTGCTGGAAAAACGCACCGGCAACATGATGCAGCCGCAGCTGGCGGAGAAAATCCGCAAGCGCACCGAAAAACAGTTTCCGGACGGCATTGAACCACACGGCACCGACGCCCTGCGCTTCACCCTCGCGGCGCTGGCCTCGACCGGTCGCGACATCAACTGGGATATGAAACGCCTGGAAGGTTACCGTAACTTCTGTAACAAGCTGTGGAATGCCAGCCGTTTTGTGCTGATGAACACCGAAGATCAGGATTGCGGCTTCAACGGCGGCGAAATGGTGCTGTCGCTGGCAGACCGCTGGATCCTGGCGGAATTCAACCAGACCATCAAAGCGTACCGTGACGCGCTGGATAACTTCCGCTTCGATATCGCGGCGGGCATTCTGTATGAGTTCACCTGGAACCAGTTCTGTGACTGGTATCTGGAGCTGACCAAACCGGTCATGAATGGGGCTTCTGAAGCGGAACTGCGCGGTACCCGCAACACGCTGGTGACCGTGCTGGAAGGTCTGCTGCGCCTTGCGCATCCGATCATTCCGTTTATCACCGAAACCATCTGGCAGCGCGTGAAAGTGCTGAAAGGCATTACCGCCGACACCATCATGTTGCAGCCGTTCCCGCAGTATGACGCAGCGCAGGTGGATGAGAAAGCGCTGGCAGATACCGAGTGGCTGAAGCAGGCGATCATCGCGGTACGTAACATTCGTGCCGAAATGAACATCGCGCCGGGTAAACCGCTGGAGCTGCTGCTGCGTAGCGCGAGCGAGGACGCGAAGCGTCGTGTGAACGACAACCTGAGCTTCCTGCAAACGCTGGCGCGTCTGGAAAGCATCACCATTCTGCCTGCCGACGATAAAGGCCCGGTTTCGGTAACCAAAATCGTCGATGGCGCAGAGCTGCTGATCCCGATGCTGGGTCTTATCGACAAAGATGCCGAGCTGGCGCGTCTGGCGAAAGAAGTGGCGAAAGTTGAGCAGGAAATTGGCCGCATCGAAAGCAAACTGGGCAACGAAGGCTTCGTGGCGCGCGCGCCGGAAGCGGTAATTGCCAAAGAGCGCGAGAAGCTGGATGGCTATGCGGAAGCGAAAGCGAAGCTGATTGAGCAGCAGGCGGTTATCGCCGCGCTGTAA
- a CDS encoding YjgN family protein, which produces MTSETHGSVAVPVRRFLFQGSGKGYFVVWLVNILLTLITLGLYLPWALVRARRYFYENTELSGARFSYHATGRSIFVGWLCLLVLYVIFFINVAYQNVLLQLCMMGLFLIFFPWLITQGLRYQMLMTEINGVRFNFYATPLRAWWVMMGCPLLIIIASVVVFSLFVTSALSSGSYGAISVMIGIGTLVLLLGIAIMQGVYAAQWFGMLINNLQYGKLKFSAEISMKKCITIVVLSMLLFVPFIVLVMVLVMPSLMAMQEYAYVAGGDPEQLAMMMGPLYGKLALSYLIYIAGAIVCFLFAFVKLRAYIYGQLALEGNIRFSSTVAMGRMFWISVSNMLVCFITLFLAWPWAKVRMTRYLLENTHVHGDLEALTLEDHGVQPAKDPANLLARGLSFYPAVL; this is translated from the coding sequence ATGACTTCCGAAACTCATGGTTCCGTGGCGGTTCCCGTGCGCCGTTTCCTCTTTCAGGGCAGCGGGAAAGGCTATTTCGTGGTTTGGCTGGTTAATATTTTACTGACCTTAATAACGCTGGGGTTATATTTGCCGTGGGCGTTAGTGCGCGCACGTCGTTATTTTTATGAGAATACTGAACTTAGCGGTGCGCGTTTTTCTTATCACGCGACCGGGCGTTCTATTTTTGTCGGCTGGCTCTGCCTGCTGGTGCTGTATGTGATTTTCTTTATTAACGTGGCCTACCAGAACGTGCTTTTACAGCTCTGTATGATGGGGCTGTTCCTGATTTTCTTCCCGTGGTTGATTACTCAGGGTCTGCGTTATCAAATGTTGATGACAGAGATTAACGGCGTGCGTTTTAATTTCTACGCCACTCCTTTGCGCGCCTGGTGGGTGATGATGGGATGCCCGTTGCTGATTATTATCGCCTCGGTGGTGGTGTTCTCCCTCTTTGTGACTTCGGCATTAAGTAGCGGCTCATATGGCGCTATTTCGGTGATGATTGGTATCGGTACATTGGTATTACTGCTGGGTATTGCCATTATGCAGGGCGTATATGCTGCGCAATGGTTTGGCATGCTGATTAATAATTTGCAGTACGGCAAATTGAAATTCTCGGCTGAAATTTCAATGAAAAAATGCATCACCATTGTGGTGCTGTCGATGCTGCTGTTTGTACCGTTTATTGTGCTGGTGATGGTTCTGGTTATGCCGTCACTGATGGCCATGCAAGAGTATGCCTACGTAGCAGGTGGCGATCCGGAACAATTAGCGATGATGATGGGGCCGCTTTACGGCAAACTGGCGCTGAGCTACCTGATCTATATTGCCGGGGCGATTGTCTGCTTCCTTTTCGCGTTTGTGAAACTGCGCGCCTATATTTACGGGCAACTGGCGCTGGAAGGGAACATTCGTTTCTCCTCAACGGTAGCCATGGGTCGTATGTTCTGGATTTCTGTGTCTAACATGCTGGTGTGCTTTATTACGCTGTTCCTGGCATGGCCGTGGGCGAAAGTGCGCATGACGCGTTATCTGCTGGAAAATACCCATGTTCATGGCGATCTGGAAGCACTGACGCTGGAAGACCACGGTGTGCAGCCGGCGAAAGATCCGGCGAACCTGCTGGCTCGCGGCTTGTCGTTCTACCCGGCGGTGCTGTAA
- a CDS encoding GNAT family N-acetyltransferase: MNVTAPVEVKMRRIAAADNAAIASVIRQVSAEYGLTADKGYTVADPELDELYQLYSRPGCAYWVVEQNGEVVGGGGVAPLKCSEPDICELQKMYFLPSARGQGLAKKLAQMALEHARAKGFTRCYLETTAFLTAAIGLYERLGFEHIDGPLGCTGHVDCEVRMLKTL; encoded by the coding sequence ATGAATGTGACCGCGCCGGTAGAGGTAAAAATGCGCCGGATTGCTGCCGCCGACAACGCAGCAATCGCATCGGTGATCCGCCAGGTATCTGCGGAATATGGCCTCACCGCCGATAAAGGCTACACCGTTGCCGATCCCGAACTGGATGAGCTGTATCAGTTATATAGCCGTCCGGGTTGTGCCTATTGGGTGGTGGAGCAAAACGGCGAGGTCGTGGGCGGCGGTGGTGTCGCGCCGCTGAAATGTAGCGAGCCGGACATCTGCGAACTGCAAAAGATGTATTTCCTGCCCAGCGCGCGTGGGCAGGGGCTGGCGAAGAAACTGGCGCAGATGGCGCTGGAACACGCCCGCGCAAAGGGTTTTACCCGCTGTTATCTGGAAACCACCGCCTTTCTGACCGCCGCTATTGGGCTTTATGAACGCCTTGGCTTTGAGCATATCGACGGGCCACTCGGCTGCACCGGTCACGTAGACTGCGAAGTGCGGATGCTGAAAACGCTGTAG
- the miaE gene encoding tRNA isopentenyl-2-thiomethyl-A-37 hydroxylase MiaE, whose protein sequence is MDYPQILSPVLNFLHCPTPQSWLDKARDPSMLPLLLTDHMVCELKAAQTAMLLVRRYVADKSGSDALLAWLKPYEEFTFREGPEPDFVALHKQIGKSVMPQTDDAWGQALIDSMVLLIKEELHHFWQVREAMLARNIPYVKITASRYAKGMLKEVRTHEPLTLVDKLICGAYIEARSCERFAALAPWLDDDLQKFYLSLLRSEARHYQDYLALAQQISTTDISPRVRHFGEVEAALISTPDAEFRFHSGVPV, encoded by the coding sequence ATGGATTACCCGCAAATACTCTCCCCGGTTTTAAACTTCCTGCATTGCCCGACACCGCAATCCTGGCTGGACAAAGCGCGCGATCCATCAATGCTGCCGCTGCTGCTTACCGATCATATGGTATGCGAACTGAAAGCGGCGCAAACCGCCATGCTGCTGGTGCGCCGTTATGTGGCGGATAAAAGCGGGTCGGACGCGCTACTGGCGTGGCTGAAACCGTATGAAGAATTTACCTTTCGTGAAGGGCCGGAGCCGGATTTTGTCGCGCTGCATAAGCAGATTGGCAAAAGTGTGATGCCGCAAACTGACGATGCCTGGGGCCAGGCGCTGATTGACAGCATGGTGCTGTTGATCAAAGAGGAGTTGCACCACTTCTGGCAGGTGCGGGAAGCCATGCTCGCCCGTAACATTCCCTACGTGAAAATTACCGCCAGCCGTTATGCGAAAGGGATGCTCAAAGAGGTTCGCACGCATGAACCGCTGACATTAGTCGATAAGTTAATCTGCGGCGCCTATATCGAAGCGCGCTCCTGCGAGCGTTTTGCAGCACTGGCGCCGTGGCTTGACGACGACTTGCAGAAATTTTACCTGTCGTTGCTGCGCTCTGAAGCGCGCCATTATCAGGATTACCTGGCGCTGGCGCAGCAGATTTCGACCACGGATATCAGCCCACGTGTGCGCCATTTCGGTGAAGTGGAAGCGGCGCTTATCTCCACACCGGATGCAGAGTTCCGTTTTCACAGCGGCGTACCGGTGTAA
- the rraB gene encoding ribonuclease E inhibitor RraB, whose product MANPEHLEEQREETRLIIEELLEDGSDPDALYTIEHHLSADDFETLEKAAVEAFKLGYEVTEPEELELDEGEVVICCDVLSESALNADLIDAQVEQLLNLAEKFDVEYDGWGTYYEDPNGEEGDDDDEDYVDEEDDGVRH is encoded by the coding sequence ATGGCGAACCCGGAACACCTGGAAGAACAGCGCGAAGAGACGCGTTTGATTATTGAAGAGTTGCTCGAAGACGGCAGCGATCCTGATGCGCTGTATACCATTGAGCATCACCTGTCGGCAGATGATTTCGAAACGCTGGAAAAAGCCGCTGTTGAAGCCTTTAAACTGGGCTACGAAGTAACAGAGCCGGAAGAGCTGGAACTGGACGAAGGCGAAGTGGTGATCTGCTGTGATGTGCTGAGTGAAAGCGCGCTGAACGCCGATTTGATCGACGCCCAAGTTGAGCAACTGCTTAATCTGGCTGAGAAATTCGACGTGGAATACGACGGATGGGGAACCTACTACGAAGACCCGAACGGCGAAGAGGGTGACGATGACGACGAGGATTACGTCGACGAAGAAGATGACGGTGTTCGTCACTGA
- the argL gene encoding putative translational regulatory protein ArgL, giving the protein MHIHTYKLNFNSISGLRHVREICPRFIKSIF; this is encoded by the coding sequence ATGCATATTCATACATATAAATTGAATTTTAATTCAATAAGTGGCCTTCGCCATGTGAGGGAAATATGTCCGCGTTTTATCAAAAGCATTTTTTGA